A genomic segment from Juglans regia cultivar Chandler chromosome 14, Walnut 2.0, whole genome shotgun sequence encodes:
- the LOC108989676 gene encoding uncharacterized protein LOC108989676, whose product MVSRASFSSETNSVSMASPTKTHTQTPISINAAGQLPHKLTGPSFPSWSATLSSLLLGYDLNEFLDGTYPCPPKPTHPIEDANIVAYSKWFWQDQLILNVILAFVIESITPLIASAKTSRDAWIRLNLLYANKSRSRVMQLKEHLTLLQRGDWPIVAYL is encoded by the coding sequence ATGGTATCACGAGCCTCCTTCTCCAGTGAGACCAACTCTGTTTCTATGGCTTCCCCTACAAAAACTCACACACAAACCCCAATCTCCATCAATGCCGCAGGACAACTACCTCATAAATTAACTGGTCCCAGCTTTCCCTCATGGAGTGCAACCCTTTCCTCTTTACTTCTCGGCTATGATCTTAATGAATTCCTGGATGGAACTTATCCATGTCCCCCTAAGCCCACTCATCCTATTGAAGATGCAAACATTGTTGCCTACTCCAAATGGTTTTGGCAAGACCAACTCATTCTCAATGTCATACTTGCCTTTGTTATTGAATCTATTACGCCACTCATCGCCTCAGCCAAGACTTCCCGTGATGCCTGGATTCGACTTAACCTCTTATATGCAAACAAGTCTCGATCCCGCGTGATGCAACTCAAGGAGCACCTCACCCTTCTTCAACGAGGTGATTGGCCGATTGTTGCTTATCTTTAA